A DNA window from Pongo abelii isolate AG06213 chromosome 2, NHGRI_mPonAbe1-v2.0_pri, whole genome shotgun sequence contains the following coding sequences:
- the TM4SF1 gene encoding transmembrane 4 L6 family member 1 (The RefSeq protein has 1 substitution compared to this genomic sequence), whose translation MCYGKCARCIGHSLVGLALLCIAANILLYFPNGETRYASENHLSRFVWFFSGIVGGGLLMLLPAFVLIGLEQDDCCGCCGHENCGKRCAMLSSVLAALIGIAGSGYCVIVAALGLAEGPLCLDSLGQWNYTFASTEGQYLLDTSTWSQCTEPKHIVEWNVSLFSILLALGGIEFILCLIQVINGVLGGICGFCCSRQQQYDC comes from the exons ATGTGCTACGGGAAGTGTGCACGGTGCATCGGACATTCTCTGGTGGGGCTCGCCCTCCTGTGCATTGCAGCTAATATTTTGCTTTACTTTCCCAATGGGGAAACAAGGTATGCCTCTGAAAACCACCTCAGCCGCTTCGTGTGGTTCTTTTCTGGCATCGTAGGAGGTGGCCTGCTG ATGCTCCTGCCAGCATTTGTCTTCATTGGGCTGGAACAGGATGACTGCTGCGGCTGCTGTGGCCATGAAAACTGTGGCAAACGATGTGCG ATGCTTTCTTCTGTACTGGCTGCCCTCATTGGAATTGCAGGATCTGGCTACTGTGTCATTGTGGCAGCCCTCGGCTTAGCAGAAGGACCACTATGTCTTGATTCCCTCGGCCAGTGGAACTACACTTTTGCCAGCACCGAGGGCCA GTACCTTCTGGATACCTCCACATGGTCCCAGTGCACTGAACCCAAgcacattgtggaatggaatgtatctctGTTTTCTATCCTCTTGGCTCTTGGTGGAATTGAGTTCATCTTGTGTCTTATTCAAGTAATaaatggagtgcttggaggcatATGTGGCTTTTGCTGCTCTCGCCAACAG caatatgACTGCTAA
- the TM4SF1 gene encoding transmembrane 4 L6 family member 1 isoform X1, which yields MCYGKCARCIGHSLVGLALLCIAANILLYFPNGETRYASENHLSRFVWFFSGIVGGGLLMLLPAFVFIGLEQDDCCGCCGHENCGKRCAMLSSVLAALIGIAGSGYCVIVAALGLAEGPLCLDSLGQWNYTFASTEGQYLLDTSTWSQCTEPKHIVEWNVSLFSILLALGGIEFILCLIQVINGVLGGICGFCCSRQQVRTCMKINMTAKRTTPGQSHNLPLFHCNLCISLVFICKTLY from the exons ATGTGCTACGGGAAGTGTGCACGGTGCATCGGACATTCTCTGGTGGGGCTCGCCCTCCTGTGCATTGCAGCTAATATTTTGCTTTACTTTCCCAATGGGGAAACAAGGTATGCCTCTGAAAACCACCTCAGCCGCTTCGTGTGGTTCTTTTCTGGCATCGTAGGAGGTGGCCTGCTG ATGCTCCTGCCAGCATTTGTCTTCATTGGGCTGGAACAGGATGACTGCTGCGGCTGCTGTGGCCATGAAAACTGTGGCAAACGATGTGCG ATGCTTTCTTCTGTACTGGCTGCCCTCATTGGAATTGCAGGATCTGGCTACTGTGTCATTGTGGCAGCCCTCGGCTTAGCAGAAGGACCACTATGTCTTGATTCCCTCGGCCAGTGGAACTACACTTTTGCCAGCACCGAGGGCCA GTACCTTCTGGATACCTCCACATGGTCCCAGTGCACTGAACCCAAgcacattgtggaatggaatgtatctctGTTTTCTATCCTCTTGGCTCTTGGTGGAATTGAGTTCATCTTGTGTCTTATTCAAGTAATaaatggagtgcttggaggcatATGTGGCTTTTGCTGCTCTCGCCAACAGGTAAGAACCTGCATGAAAAT caatatgACTGCTAAAAGAACCACCCCAGGACAGAGCCACAATCTTCCTCTATTTCATTGTAATTTATGTATTTCACTTGTATTCATTTGTAAAACTTTGTACTAG